The following proteins are co-located in the Camelina sativa cultivar DH55 chromosome 12, Cs, whole genome shotgun sequence genome:
- the LOC104731842 gene encoding uncharacterized protein LOC104731842, with protein sequence MAAACRKLFNRASVSSLKSALRSATGSSSPASSAGFRIPSQPSRHFSFSRCPSELGCVQSLLPLHSTVAAARLTSCLSTTSRSSRALSQGTLCCTSPDL encoded by the exons ATGGCTGCTGCTTGTCGTAAGCTGTTTAACAGAGCTTCTGTCTCTTCTCTCAAATCTGCCCTCAGATCCGCCACTGGATCATCGTCGCCTGCCTCATCAGCTGGATTTCGTATACCTTCTCAACCCTCTCGCCATTTCTCATTCTCCAG GTGTCCATCAGAACTGGGATGTGTTCAGTCTTTGTTACCGCTGCACAGCACGGTGGCAGCAGCGAGGTTGACTTCGTGCCTAAGCACAACTTCAAGGAGTAGCCGAGCTCTCTCTCAGGGTACACTTTGCTGCACCTCTCCCGACCTCTAA
- the LOC104731841 gene encoding uncharacterized protein LOC104731841 isoform X2, whose product MAAACRKLFNRASVSSLKSALRSATGSSSPASSAGFRIPSQPSRHFSFSRCPSELGCVQSLLPLHSTVAAARLTSCLSTTSRSSRALSQELGLSVPR is encoded by the exons ATGGCTGCTGCTTGTCGTAAGCTGTTTAACAGAGCTTCTGTCTCTTCTCTCAAATCTGCCCTCAGATCCGCCACTGGATCATCGTCGCCTGCCTCATCAGCTGGATTTCGTATACCTTCTCAACCCTCTCGCCATTTCTCATTCTCCAG GTGTCCATCAGAACTGGGATGTGTTCAGTCTTTGTTACCGCTGCACAGCACGGTGGCAGCAGCGAGGTTGACTTCGTGCCTAAGCACAACTTCAAGGAGTAGCCGAGCTCTCTCTCAGG AGCTTGGCCTTTCAGTTCCGAGGTGA
- the LOC104731843 gene encoding asparagine--tRNA ligase, chloroplastic/mitochondrial has translation MAAAFLPATTLRLTPYSTLRFLSSFPISNASHSLLRPLRRRVLPLFEAFPANSRRRCFCTAVSESLGSGEGKKVENYEKRFGSKVGEFRKKLKIAEVKGGADEGLSRVGQSLNIMGWVRTLRSQSSVTFIEINDGSCLSNLQCVLNSDAEGYDQVESGSILTGASVSVQGTIVASQGTKQKVELKVEKIIVVGKCDSSYPIQKKRVSREFLRTKAHLRPRTNTFGAVARVRNTLAYATHKFFQESGFVWVASPIITASDCEGAGEQFCVTTLIPSSHENTDTSIDAIPKTKGGLIDWSQDFFGKPAFLTVSGQLNGETYATALSDVYTFGPTFRAENSNTSRHLAEFWMIEPELAFADLDDDMACATAYLQYVVKYVLDHCKEDMEFFDTWIEKGIIRRLSDVAEKEFLQLGYTDAIELLLKANKKFDFPVKWGLDLQSEHERYITEEAFGGRPVIIRDYPKEIKAFYMRENDDGKTVAAMDMLVPRIGELIGGSQREERLEVLEARLDELKLNKESYWWYLDLRRYGSVPHAGFGLGFERLVQFVTGIDNIRDVIPFPRAPASAEF, from the exons ATGGCGGCCGCGTTTCTGCCGGCGACGACTCTCCGTCTAACTCCCTACTCTACTCTCCGCTTCTTATCCTCCTTCCCTATTTCTAATGCTTCTCATTCTCTCCTTCGCCCTCTTCGGCGCCGAGTTCTCCCACTCTTCGAAGCTTTTCCGGCCAACTCTCGCCGGAGATGCTTTTGCACAGCTGTCTCCGAATCTCTCGGTTCCGGAGAAGGTAAAAAAGTTGAGAATTACGAGAAACGATTCGGGAGTAAAGTTGGAGAGTTCAGGAAGAAGTTGAAGATAGCGGAAGTGAAAGGAGGAGCAGACGAAGGGCTGAGCCGGGTCGGGCAGAGTCTTAACATTATGGGTTGGGTCCGAACACTTCGATCTCAGAGCAGTGTCACATTCATTGAG ATCAATGATGGTTCATGTTTATCGAACTTGCAATGTGTGTTGAATTCGGATGCAGAGGGGTATGATCAG GTAGAATCTGGTTCGATTTTGACTGGAGCATCCGTATCTGTACAAGGTACTATTGTGGCTAGCCAGGGAACAAAGCAAAAGGTGGAACTTAAAGTTGAGAAAATCATTGTG GTTGGAAAGTGTGACTCTTCTTATCCGATCCAGAAGAAAAGGGTCAGCCGGGAATTCTTGAGAACCAAGGCTCATCTACGTCCTAGAACCAATACTTTTGGGGCG GTGGCGAGAGTTAGGAATACTTTGGCATATGCTACACACAAGTTCTTTCAAGAAAGTGGTTTTGTTTGGGTTGCAAGCCCAATTATTACAGCGTCAGATTGTGAAGGAGCTGGAGAACAGTTCTGTGTCACTACACTC ATTCCCAGCTCCCATGAGAACACCGATACTTCCATTGATGCAATTCCGAAAACAAAGGGAGGGTTGATCGATTGGTCTCAG gacttctttggGAAACCAGCATTCTTGACCGTCTCTGGGCAACTCAACGGAGAAACTTATGCAACCGCTCTCTCAGAT GTATACACATTTGGTCCAACATTTCGAGCTGAGAATTCTAACACGTCTAGGCACTTAGCCGAATTCTGG ATGATTGAACCAGAACTTGCTTTTGCCGACCTGGATGATGACATGGCCTGTGCCACCGCCTACCTCCAGTACGTA GTAAAATACGTTCTTGATCATTGCAAGGAAGACATGGAGTTTTTTGATACATGGATTGAGAAAGGAATCATTCGTCGCTTGAGT GACGTAGCTGAGAAAGAGTTTCTACAGCTTGGTTACACAGACGCCATTGAACTTCTTctgaaagcaaacaaaaagtttgattttccg GTGAAGTGGGGGCTGGATTTGCAGAGCGAGCATGAAAGGTATATAACAGAAGAGGCATTTGGGGGTCGCCCAGTCATAATAAGAGACTATCCGAAGGAGATAAAAGCATTCTATATGCGGGAGAACGATGATGGGAAGACAGTAGCAGCAATGGATATGCTCGTGCCTCGG ATAGGAGAGCTGATTGGTGGAAGCCAGAGAGAGGAAAGGCTTGAGGTGTTGGAAGCGAGGCTTGATGAGCTGAAACTCAACAAAGAGAGCTACTGGTGGTACCTCGACCTACGCCGCTATGGATCAG ttCCTCACGCAGGATtcggtttagggtttgagaggCTGGTCCAATTTGTCACCGGAATTGACAATATTAGAGACGTTATTCCTTTCCCGCGTGCACCTGCCTCTGCCGAATTCTAA
- the LOC104731844 gene encoding cytochrome b561 and DOMON domain-containing protein At4g17280 translates to MMKFFNQILCLTLVLSLSMTTLSFAQTCSKYKFSSNNVFDSCNDLPFLDSFLHYTYDSSTGSLHIAYRHTKLTSGKWVAWAVNPTSTGMVGAQAIVAYPQSDGTVRVYTSPIKSYQTSLQEGDLSFNVSGLSATYQNNEIVVLASLKLSQDLGNGGTINTVWQDGSMSGNSPLPHPTSGNNVRTMSTLNLVSGVSAAAGGAGGSSKLRKRNIHGILNAVSWGIMMPIGAIIARYLRVAKSADPAWFYIHVFCQASAYIVGVAGWATGLKLGGDSPGIQYSTHRAIGIALFSLATIQVFAMFLRPKPEHKHRLYWNIYHHTIGYTIIILGVVNVFKGLGILSPKKEWKNSYIGIIVALAIVATLLEAFTWFVVIKRRKLEAKTAQHGASNGARSQYA, encoded by the exons ATGATGAAGTTCTTCAATCAAATCCTCTGTCTTACCCTTGTCCTTTCCCTTTCCATGACTACTCTGTCCTTTGCTCAGACATGTTCCAAATACAAATTCTCCAGCAACAATGTCTTTGACTCCTGCAACGACCTAccttttcttgattctttcctCCATTACACTTATGATTCTTCCACCGGGAGTCTCCACATCGCTTATCGCCACACCAAGCTCACCTCTGGCAAATGGGTGGCTTGGGCCGTGAACCCTACGTCTACGGGAATGGTGGGAGCTCAAGCCATCGTGGCTTATCCACAATCAGATGGCACTGTCAGGGTTTACACTTCCCCTATCAAAAGCTACCAGACCAGTCTACAAGAGGGTGATCTGAGCTTCAACGTCTCTGGGTTGTCTGCAACTTACCAGAACAATGAGATTGTTGTGTTGGCAAGTCTGAAACTTTCACAGGATCTAGGGAATGGTGGAACCATTAACACAGTGTGGCAAGATGGGTCAATGTCTGGGAACAGTCCTCTGCCTCATCCAACTTCTGGCAACAATGTTCGCACCATGTCCACTCTCAATCTGGTCTCCGGTGTTTCAGCAGCTGCGGGAGGAGCTGGAGGAAGTTCCAAGCTTCGCAAACGCAAC ATACATGGAATATTGAACGCTGTGAGCTGGGGTATAATGATGCCTATAGGGGCAATCATTGCTCGATACTTGAGAGTAGCCAAATCAGCAGACCCTGCTTGGTTCTATATTCACGTTTTCTGCCAGGCTTCTGCATACATCGTTGGCGTTGCCGGATGGGCTACTGGTCTCAAACTTGGTGGCGACTCACCAGGGATTCAGTATAGCACCCACCGTGCTATCGGGATCGCTCTCTTCTCTCTAGCAACAATTCAG GTGTTTGCGATGTTTCTGAGGCCAAAACCAGAGCACAAGCACAGGCTCTACTGGAACATTTACCACCACACAATCGGCTACACAATAATCATCCTAGGGGTGGTGAATGTGTTCAAAGGGTTAGGAATATTGAGTCCCAAGAAAGAGTGGAAAAATTCTTACATAGGTATTATCGTTGCTCTCGCTATCGTGGCCACCCTACTAGAAGCCTTCACTTGGTTTGTAGTCATTAAGAGAAGGAAACTGGAGGCTAAAACGGCTCAGCATGGAGCATCCAACGGGGCTCGGTCTCAGTATGCTTAA
- the LOC104731845 gene encoding putative MO25-like protein At4g17270, which translates to MRGLFKSKPRTPADIVRQTRDLLLYADRSNSFPDLRESKREEKMVELSKSIRDLKLILYGNSEAEPIAEACAQLTQEFFKEDTLRRLLTSLPNLNLEARKDATQVVANLQRQQVNSRLIASDYLESNIDLMDFLVDGFENTDMALHYGTMFRECIRHQIVAKYVLDSQHVKKFFYYIQLPNFDIAADAAATFKELLTRHKSTVAEFLIKNEDWFFADYNSKLLESSNYITRRQAIKLLGNILLDRSNSSVMTKYVSSMDNLRILMNLLRESSKTIQIEAFHVFKLFVANQNKPSDIANILVANRNKLLRLLADIKPEKEDESFEADKAQVVGEIAGLRELA; encoded by the exons ATGAGGGGTCTTTTCAAATCCAAACCTCGGACTCCTGCTGATATTGTTCGTCAGACTCGCGATCTCCTTCTCTACGCTGATCGATCTAACTCCTTCCCTGACCTTCGAGAGTCCAAACGCGAGgaaaag ATGGTGGAACTAAGCAAGAGCATACGAGATTTGAAGTTAATTCTCTATGGAAACAGTGAGGCTGAGCCTATAGCTGAAGCTTGTGCTCAGTTGACTCAGGAGTTCTTTAAGGAGGATACTCTTCGCCGCTTGCTTACTTCTCTTCCTAATTTGAACTTGGAG gcAAGGAAAGATGCTACTCAAGTTGTTGCAAATCTTCAGAGGCAACAAGTCAATTCACGTCTTATTGCATCTGATTATCTTGAATCCAACATTGATCTTATGGACTTTCTAGTCGATGG GTTTGAAAACACAGATATGGCGCTACATTATGGTACTATGTTTAGAGAGTGCATCCGCCATCAGATTGTTGCAAA ATATGTTTTGGACTCACAGCACGTGAAGAAGTTCTTTTACTACATACAGCTTCCCAATTTCGACATTGCTGCTGATGCTGCTGCAACTTTCAAG GAACTTCTGACAAGGCACAAGTCTACAGTTGCTGAGTTTCTCATTAAGAATGAAGACTGG TTTTTTGCAGACTACAACTCAAAGCTTCTTGAATCAAGTAATTATATAACCAGACGGCAGGCTATTAAG TTGTTGGGCAATATACTACTGGACCGGTCAAACTCGTCTGTGATGACGAAATATGTGAGCTCAATGGATAACTTAAGGATTCTGATGAATCTTCTCAGA GAATCAAGCAAGACCATTCAAATAGAAGCTTTCCATGTTTTCAAG CTTTTTGTAGCGAACCAAAACAAGCCTTCAGACATCGCCAACATTCTGGTGGCGAACAGAAACAAGCTTCTGAGATTGTTGGCTGATATCAAGCCGGAAAAAG AGGACGAGAGCTTTGAAGCAGACAAAGCTCAGGTTGTGGGAGAGATAGCAGGTCTGCGAGAGCTCGCTTGA